AAGCTACTAGCATAACGTCCTTGGAGATACATACCATTGATAAATACCAGGGTAGAGATAAAGACTGTATATTAGTATCTTTTGTACGGTCTTGTGAGAACCCAACAAGCTGTGTGGCTTCTCTACTTGGAGACTGGCACAGGATAAATGTGGCTCTTACTCGTGCTAAGGTAGTTTTTTATGCTCAATCTCTTTCTACTTttcatacaaaataaaataaaagatatgtATCTAATAAGTAGTTCTTATGCTTGATGATTACAGAGAAAGTTGATCATGGTGGGGTCTCGTAAAACTCTATTGAAGGTTCCACTACTGAAGCTTCTCATTAAGAAAGTTGAAGAGCAATTTGGAATTTTAAGTGTGTCTAAGAAGGATATCTATAGAAATGGTGAACTCATTAGATGTTCTCAAATTgcttcttcaaaacaaaaattagatgTTCCAAAATGATGAGTGATATTTCTTTTCCCCATTTTCAGAGAGGGTTGCCCAATTATTATATTCCAAATGTAAATCTGTAATGCATTAGGGTTTTTTTGGCTaatttataaatgaaattttgtattttgtataaGTATAAAGAGGATATTTCACTTCTGTTTTAGCCAACAGCATAAACAACCAGACTTTATGCCACCAAGTTGAGTCGGCTACACGGGTCAATTTTTGAACATTATCATTTTTAGAGGCAAGAATGGTTCTTTGTACCAATGCATCCCATAAATCCATCCAATTCTAATTAGGGAGAAATATTTGATAAGAATTTGTATGGAATATTGTCCTTCCCATGGTATTGCAATTGGGGGAGGTATCATTCATATAATCAGATTTGGTAGGTTCAACACCATCACCAATGCGCATAAAAAATCGTACAAATTCGTGATCATGCATAAATGAGACTTAATCATACATGCAAATATCTTAATCATTCACGCAAATATTATTTGTGccttttttataacaaaaatctCCACAAACGATAATATCTTTTTCACAAAATGGCGCATTGCTGCTGTTTAAAATACACCTAGTGGTCGATATAAGGCTTCTAAACAATATCTATTTGTCAATAGGGATTCATCACATGATTGCAGTTGTTAATCTAATGAGAATTGCAagatctttttatttttctattgcaAACTGATCTTGGTTGTACATCAATAGGTATCTTAAATTGGGAATGTGCAGTTAAACCGTTAAGTAATAATGTTGCAACTATACTAGATATGCAGTTGCTAAGACAATTTGTTCTCTACTTTTCAAAACTACCATTAATGTTTGATAAAGGAATGTTTTCCCAGTTCTGCCTCGacaatcaataaataaaaacttcacTCAGTTTGCATATCAATGAAATTTATAATGGTTTTAAACCTTCAATACTACAGGACTACAAGCACGTACGTGAACAAGTGGTGGTGGTTGATAACGACTCCCTCGAACAAACGTTGAAGCAAATCTTAGAGGGTCCAAGAACATCTGCAATGGCAAAATTTGCAATATAATTCTATGCAATAAATCTTTGTCTACgttttgattttctttgtagacataattttaaaaattggttttCACCACGGTATTCGGGCAACTTGACCACCTGATCTGATTCAAGGTTCTGATATTAAGTGGTTTCAATCTTTTTCATCGCAGTTGCGGTGCGGGGATTGAATCGTGATCTTCCGACCAAGTTCAACGCCAATCACCCATTGACCAGCTAacgattgatattttttttgaacggcaaatataatattattaataactgatctctgcacaagacgaacagatGTCGGGAAAAAACGGAACTACAAAACAAATGTgccgtatataagcggaacaccaatGAAGAAAACCAAAACAGACACCACCTAATACAAGCCTACTTCTAACCCCATTCTTAGAAGGATACTCTTCAGCCTCGAGACTACTAAAGAAGACATTAACCCGACCcataaatatgcaattaaactctaactcccgatctcgaatcaaaagtgatcggctCATGAGGATCCAAAGAGCAACTCTGCGAGCCAAAAAATGATGCAGCAAAAGGTAGAACGAAAACCTAAAGAGGTAAGTCTCAACTTGCAGTCCGTCTCCAATCAATAAACATGGACTTGGAAGAGGTCAACCAGATACAAAGAAACCTACAGATCTTAGCAGATTCTGAAACCAACATAGACTCAAAACAGAATCCTGCAAATCTTAACAGATTTAGAAGCGGTCAAATAATCCCCTATCCAAGAAAACCATTGGTATTTAACAcactaaatttttgtttttcatttatcAAATACcctagtgactaaaaatttcacccttaaagaCATTAGTGGGATTACCGATATTTGAACCCATATACTttgcatatatatagtatacTACAATATCCTGCCAACCGCACAAGATTTTAACACACTAaatttaatttgtcaaaaaaaaaacactaaatttaatttaattaaaaccGTCAACTGCAGTATCAGTATGCACGTACAATAtgtaaaattactaaaatacctccaatattttcaataaaattacaaGTTTATCCCTTCCTCTCCCTCGTTCTCAGTTTCAGTTCTCACGCGGGAGTGAAAAACCCTACCCTGCGCAACGTTCTTCTTCTCCTTCCTCTCCCTCACCGGCGACGGCcaagctttctctctctctaaaacTCTTCGGTAAGATTTGTCCCTCCCTCAGCCGTTGTTGTTCACTTTGGTTCTTTGGGATTGTTTTGTTGATTATTGATTGAATGAGTCATTGCATATTGTGTTGATTGTTGTTCCGATTGAATGAAATTGATCGATTTTGTTCTGTTTGAATGAATGAGTTCCTTCAATGAATTGTTTTTGGTAACAATTCAACTGTTCACAGTTTCTGTAATTGTGTTAACTTGTTTACTTACTTAATTTTATTGCAGAAAAGCTTTATTTGTTGCAGAAGATGAAAATGTATGTCACCTACCATTCTACTCAAAATTGTCTCACAAATCTTTCAATTGCAtcattatttatgttttcaatCATCTTTTTCGTAGCTTGGATGCCAATGTTGCTCCACTTACAAATTTTGAGGTCCTTGATTTCTTACGCTCCAAAGGAGCTTCAAAAGATCCATCTAGGGTTATTGCCAAAGTAGCAATGTCTGAATACAAGGTTTGTTATTCTCTTCAGACAATATGgccccgtttggattaacttatttttcagcttatgcaaacaacttatgcaatttttatgtattattataaatttgtcaaggtaatttatgataaaataacttataaaaacacaattctcactagtgtgaacttataaaatagcataaaatctaatttatattgcacaagctgtttggataagctcaaaaataagttaatccaaacggggcCTATATCATTgataacctatgaagcacggacacaaacaccggacacgacacagacactagcacgtcgacactgataataatttgagaaaattatataatttagtgtaatcataagtgtcaaTGTCGTgttggtgtccgacaccgacatgTGTCCGACACGGGATatgcctaatctgaggagtgtttgtgcttcatagtaGATAACCCGTTTTTCCCAATTCGCCAATGTATAGTAATgctttttatgttttattgttGGTGGAAAACTGCGTTGTATCTCTTACAGGTTTACGATTATTTGGTTAATACTTCCGCCAATGTTCAAACAAGAGAGGACATTGCTGAGTATTTGTCAGGTATTAAACTACATGATCTGTCAGAGGCTGAGATTCTCAACATAGTAAACATCAGACCGGCTGCTGTAGTTGAAATATATCCTGTAAGTATTAGGTTTTATAatgtaatttcattttttaattaatcatcaACACCAATCAAAGCATTTTCCCATTCAATAACAAAATGCGCACCAAATTATTAGCTTCTACCCCAACTTAAACCTAGGAGTATTAATGTTTCTTTATTAACTAAGAAAATATTGCGGAACACTGAACTGAGTTTATCAATATGTTTCTGACAAAAAATGAGACAAACAGAGAAAACGCAGAGAGTGAGTATTTTATGGTTTTATTGAGTGTAAATGTTTTATAGTacaaaagaagatgaagaggaggaagaaAGATGTGATAACTAAGATGTAATGGTTGGAAATTTGAAAAGGGTTGAAGCACATTTTTGTCAAATCAGGGTGTAACCCGAAGTTCCATGGAATGTAACTAGAATAAATCTAGATTATTTTACCCTAAAAAACTATCAGCAAACTATGCAGTATTTTTTAGCCTATTAATCTTAGTATCTTACGGCTCTTAGAGATTGTCTTTCTTCAGGGGCAACATGGGCCATTATCTACTTTTATACTTTCATTGTAGAGTGCCATAGGCTCAGTATCacacttattttattttgtaaaatgaGCTTTTGGGGTATGCCGATTAATGGCTTGTTATTTTGCCTCTGAATTGCGTATGGAAGCCGGGACCATCAGGTTATCCGGTCTtccatgttatttttttttttttttggtttacaatgagctgggaatcgaaccagggcctataacgtactacccaaacccctcaccactagaccaaacctagtggcttggGTCTTCCATGTTATCTACTGAATATGAAAAGTTAGATATAGCTGTGGATGAGACGTTAAGACTAGAAATTAGCGTGTCGTGTTTGATTCTGGACACTGATTTCTCCAATTCTAATTCTAGGTAAATTCATGATGTCAGACTAATATGCATTTGAATGTCACGTGTGTACCCTTGCGTAATTGAGATcagatttttaacttttaaccaTTACGCAGATCATAGAGGAATGTCCCGACCGTTTTCCagatgaagaggtaactgaaatAGTAGAGCTGGTGGAAAAAACATTGCCAACACTGACTATCAACGAGACAGCAGTAGAAAACACTGAGGGTGATGAAGAAACAGACACACAGGCACATGAAAATGGTAACGTGAGTCAAGAAAAAACTGAAGGCGAGGAACCAATGGACACAAGTTGAGA
This genomic interval from Trifolium pratense cultivar HEN17-A07 linkage group LG6, ARS_RC_1.1, whole genome shotgun sequence contains the following:
- the LOC123889419 gene encoding uncharacterized protein LOC123889419, producing the protein MKILDANVAPLTNFEVLDFLRSKGASKDPSRVIAKVAMSEYKVYDYLVNTSANVQTREDIAEYLSGIKLHDLSEAEILNIVNIRPAAVVEIYPIIEECPDRFPDEEVTEIVELVEKTLPTLTINETAVENTEGDEETDTQAHENGNVSQEKTEGEEPMDTS